AAGAGATAACGCGTGAGTGCGGTGTGCCCTTCCTGGTCGGCGCGCATGTAGTCCACGTATTCGAGACCCGCGGTGCGGTAGAGAGTAATGCTCTCACGGTTCTGACCGAAGAAGGCGGAGCCTTCGCGGAAAAGAAACACCGTGATCAGCGCGAGAACGACGACCGCCATGAAGGCGTTGCCGCCGAAAAAGGCGCGGATTGTCTCGTCCAGAGTGAGGCCGAAAAAGCGGGTGCGCTCCTTTTGAATAAGGAACGGCTTGGGCGGCAGAGGCTGCTTCTGCGGCGGAGGTGTGACGGGCGCGGTCAACATGCGAAACGAGGGCGGCGAAAGTGGTGGAAAAGGGAGAATGGCGCGTAGTTGCGTCCGTTAAAAAAGCAGAGGCCCGCCTGAAAAACCGTCAAGCGGGCCTCTGTGACAATACCGTTACAAACCTACACAAAACACATGGAAACGCTTACTTGACCGGGATGAACCCGACCTTCTCGACGATCTTTTGACCGGCTTCGCTGTGCGTGAACTCGATGAACTTCGCGGCTTCGCCGGAGGGTTCGCCGTTGGTGTAGTAGAAGTTCGGACGGGCGTAGGGATACTTCTTGGAGAGAACCTCTTCCTTGGTGGGCAGGTGGCCTTCGATCGGGATCACCTTCACGCCGGGAGCGTGGATGTAGGCGACGCCGACGTAGCCGATGCCGTTGGCATTCTTGCCGATTTCAGCGGCGATCTGCTCGTTGCCGGCCATCTTCTGGGAGGTGGAGGCGTAGTCGCGCTTCTTCATGGCGAGGTCCTTCCAGTCCGAGTAGGTGCCGGAGGAGGTGTTGCGGGTGTAGAGCGAGAACTTGCCGGGCTTGCCGCCGACAGCGGACCAATCGGTGACGTCGCCGGTGAAGATCTGTTCAACCTGGCGCTTGGTGAGCGTGGTGATGGGATTGTTCTCGTTCACGATGACAGCCATGCCGTCGTAGCAGACGATCGTGGGCTTCATGGCGACGCCCTTGGCGGCGGCGGCGGAGACCTCGGTGGACTTGGCGCGGCGGGACGACATGCCGATGGCGGCGGTGCCGTCGGTGATGGCGGCGATGCCGGTGGTGGAACCTTCAGCGGCGATTTCGAACGAGACGCCGGGGTGGCTGGCCTTATACTCTTCGGAGAGCATGGGCACCAATTTTGCACCGAGGGTATCGGAGCCCTTGATGACGAGCTTCTGGGCCTGCACGGAAGCGGCGGCGACCAGGGCGGCGAGAATGACGAATGATTTTTTCATGATACGGAAAACTGCTCTTTTAAATTAAAGGAAAACCAAGGCGCGGACTC
This portion of the Rariglobus hedericola genome encodes:
- a CDS encoding phosphate ABC transporter substrate-binding protein, whose translation is MKKSFVILAALVAAASVQAQKLVIKGSDTLGAKLVPMLSEEYKASHPGVSFEIAAEGSTTGIAAITDGTAAIGMSSRRAKSTEVSAAAAKGVAMKPTIVCYDGMAVIVNENNPITTLTKRQVEQIFTGDVTDWSAVGGKPGKFSLYTRNTSSGTYSDWKDLAMKKRDYASTSQKMAGNEQIAAEIGKNANGIGYVGVAYIHAPGVKVIPIEGHLPTKEEVLSKKYPYARPNFYYTNGEPSGEAAKFIEFTHSEAGQKIVEKVGFIPVK